AGAATGAAACCCTTCGTGCATCTGGCCTTTGTCGGTCAGATCGGGCACTTGGGGGCGATTCAATATCGGGCGGTCGAACATCCGCGTGTATTCCAGCGCACACCGCATGATCTCGGCGTTTTCAATGGGATGATCTGCATCTGTGAAGCCCACGGCCTGGCCGGCAACCAGTTGTCCGATTTCTGCGAGTTCTTTCCCTTCGTTGTTTTTGGTTGCTGCCCCCAGAGGGAACACGTGGCAATTGGCGGCACGTTCGGCCTGTAGCAGAATGAATTCTGCTGAAGAACGATCATCCACTACGGGGGAAGTGTTTGGCAGGCAGCCCAGTGATGTGACACCACCTGCCAGAGCGGCTGCAGTACCACTTTCAATCGTTTCATCCTCTTCGAATCCGGGTTCGCAGAGGGAAACATGGAGATCAATCAACCCCGGGCTGACGATCAGCCCTGTGGCATCAATGACTTCGTCTGCCGTCGTAGTCGCTTCACACAGGCCTTTAATTTTAGCATCTTCAATCAGCAAATTGCCCTGCACATCTAGATTTTGTGAGGGATCAATGATGCGGCCATTTTTGATTAGAATCGATTTCATCCTGGAATTCCCAAGGAGGCAGTACGCTGTAGATGGAGTAGGTAGAGACAGGCCATGCGAATGATTAAACCGTTACTGACCTGTCCCAGAATAACAGAATGCGGACCATCAGCCACGTCGGGGGTGATTTCAACACCACGGTTGATGGGGCCTGGTGCCAGGATCAACACATCGTCTTTAGCTTTGCTGATTCGCTGTTTATTCATTCCAAACAGGTGCGCGTATTCGCGGATCGAGGGAAAAAAGTGTCCTCGCTGTCGTTCAAACTGAATTCGCAACAGATTCAGGCAGTCCGTACGATCAAGGACGTCGTCGAGATTGTTAGAAACTTCAACATCCAATTGGGAAAGCTCGGTGGGCATGAGGGTCGTCGGTCCACAGACAATGACGTGCGCTCCCAATTTTTTGAGTCCCCAAATATTGGAGCGGGCAACCCGACTGTGAAGAATATCGCCGACCAGTGTGACTGTCAGGCCTTCAATTTTACCAAAGTGTTCCCGGATGGTGAAAATGTCGAGCAGAGCCTGCGTAGGGTGTTCATGAGTGCCGTCGCCGGCGTTCAGAATGTTGGCATCGAGATGTTGGGCCAGGAGCTGTGGGGCGCCGGGAGTTTTGTGTCTGACAACGACGTAAGAAACACCCATGGCTTCGATTGTTTTGGCAGTGTCGACAAAACTTTCCCCTTTCGAGAGGCTACTGCCAGATGCCGTAAAGTCGACGGTATCTGCGCTCAATCGCTTTGCAGCCAGTCCGAAGCTGATGCGGGTTCTGGTTGAGGGTTCGAAGAATAAATTCGCAACCACTGTACCGGCGAGCGGAGTTAGTTTTGTCTCACCAATTGCAGCTAAGCGTTTGAACTCAGCAGCCTGATTGAGAATGATATTAAGTTCGTCTTTGGAAAGGTCCTGCAGTCCTAAAATATGTTTACGCGTCCAGCCGCTGGAAATGTCTGTTCGATACTCATGGTCGATATTCA
This genomic interval from Gimesia alba contains the following:
- a CDS encoding aspartate carbamoyltransferase catalytic subunit, encoding MNIDHEYRTDISSGWTRKHILGLQDLSKDELNIILNQAAEFKRLAAIGETKLTPLAGTVVANLFFEPSTRTRISFGLAAKRLSADTVDFTASGSSLSKGESFVDTAKTIEAMGVSYVVVRHKTPGAPQLLAQHLDANILNAGDGTHEHPTQALLDIFTIREHFGKIEGLTVTLVGDILHSRVARSNIWGLKKLGAHVIVCGPTTLMPTELSQLDVEVSNNLDDVLDRTDCLNLLRIQFERQRGHFFPSIREYAHLFGMNKQRISKAKDDVLILAPGPINRGVEITPDVADGPHSVILGQVSNGLIIRMACLYLLHLQRTASLGIPG